From the genome of Terriglobia bacterium:
TCCACAATGCTGACGTGGCGCTTTATCGGGCGAAGGCGGCCGGACGCAACAGGATCGAAACAGAAACTGCCGCGGCGGGTGTTTGAGTGTAACTAATTGATCCCAGTCGTCCCTGCCAAAAAGAGTCCGACCAAAGCGCAAAGAAAGCGCATCGTGAGATCATTATCATCGCATCGGAGGAGGCGTAATGCTTGAGCTGCTCTCAGTGCGAATGCAATTTCCAGCGGATGCCAACATCGTTATTGGCCAATCGCATTTCATAAAGACCGTTGAAGATCTCTACGAGGTGATCGCTACGACGGTGCCGCAGGCCAAGTTCGGCCTGGCATTCAATGAAAGTTCGGGAGCGTGTCTCACGCGTTCAGAAGGGAACGATGCCAGCCTGAAGGAGATCGCCGTGCGTAACGCGCAAGCCTTGGCGGCCGGCCATGTCTTCGTGCTGGTGATCCAGAACGCTTACCCGATTAACGTACTCAATGCGATTAAGGACGTGCCGGAGGTGTGCACAATCTTCTGCGCGACGGCGAACCCGTTGGAGGTCGTATTGGCCCAGAGCGAGCAGGGCCGGGGCGTTCTCGGAGTCATCGACGGAAGCTCCCCGAAAGGCGTCGAAGGAGAGAATGATGTCGCGTGGCGGCACGACCTTCTGCGGAAGATTGGGTACAAGAGATAATCAGGCTCAGGAGATATTCTCAGATGTTTGGTGTGCGTGCGATGCGAACCGGTCCAACAAAGGTGTCACTCCGGCGTTCGCGGCCAGTCCCTCCGTGTTAACCTCAAAAAGACGTTCGTCTGTTGCTTAACTCATGTTTGAACAACGTGCCTCTGGAATTCTCCTTCATCCGACTTCGGTGCCCGCCCACGGCGGAATCGGCGATCTTGGGCCTGCCGCCTATGAGTTTGTAGATTTCCTGGCGGCTGCCCGGCAGACGCTGTGGCAGGTGCTGCCACTTGGACCGCCGGGATACGGGAACTCTCCTTATTCTTCAACTTCGGCGTTTGCCGGAAGCGTGCTGATGGTCAGTCTCGACCGGCTCGCCGAGCATGGGTGGATCGACCGGGGGCGCGTGAATAGTCTGCCTGACTCGGTCGACAGAGTGGATTATGAGCGCGTAGCCGCCACGAAGGTTCCGGTGCTGGAAGAGGCCGCGCGAAACTTCCTGAAGGGCGCGAATGGTGAGGATCGCCGGCGATTCGAGAAGTTCTGCTGGGAGAACGGCTGGTGGCTGGAAGATTTCGTCCTCTTCGATGCGTTGCGGCGCCATCGCAATCGTGAGAGCTGGAATCACTGGCCTCGTGAACTGGCGCTGCGCGAACCGGCAGCGCTGGATCGCGCGCGCAAAGAACTTGCGGAAGAGTTGAGCATCGGGCGCTTCCTGCAGTTCGCGTTTCTCGAGCAGTGGCGCTCGCTGCGCGCGTATTGCGGCTTGCGCGGCATTCGCATCATTGGCGACATCGCGATCTTTGTCAGTTACGACTCGGCCGACGTGTGGACGCACCCGGATGTCTTCCGGTTGGACCGCGAGGGGAACCCGGAGGTCGTCGCAGGAGTGCCGCCCGACGCGTTTTCCGAAACCGGGCAGCGCTGGGGTAACCCGCTCTACCGTTGGGATGCTTTGCGCGATCGCGGGTACGACTGGTGGGTGCAGCGCGTCCGCTGGGCGCTGATGCTGTGCGACTACATCCGCCTCGACCACTTCCGGGGATTCCAGGCTTACTGGGAGATTCCGGCGAGCGAACCGACAGCGGTCAATGGGAAATGGGTTCCCGGGCCAGGCGAAGATTTGTTCCAGGTATTTCAGAGGCAGCTGGGAGACCTGCCATTCATCGCCGAAGACCTCGGCATGATCACTCAGGATGTATATGAACTGCGCGAGCGGCTGAAGATTCCCGGCATGCGCGTAATGCAGTTCGGTTTCGACAACCCGGGCGCGCATATCTATTTGCCGCACAAATTCGTGCCCAACACCGTTGTGTACACGGGCACGCACGATAACGATACAACGCCGGGATGGTGGCAGCATGGCATTTCCGGCGAAGGGCGTCGATTCGCCAGTGCCTACCTTGGACAAGCTGAAGACGGGATGCACTGGGCGATGATTCGCGCTGCGGAGTCCTCGGTCGCGCGCCTTTGTATCGTTCCCATGCAGGATGTGCTTGGGCTGGGGTCGGATGCTCGCATGAATGTACCAAGTTCGTCCAACGGGAACTGGAGCTGGCGGTACAAGCCGGGATCACTTCGACCGGAATTAGCGCAAAAGCTCGCGACGCTGGTGGAAGCTGCCGACCGAGGCGGCCCGCCGCAACAAGTTCCAGAGTTGCGGGAATATTTCGTCGTGTGAGGCCGAAAGTCTGCGGACTTCGCCAAGCTTTCGGCTTGCGACTCTTTAGCTTTCAGCTTCCCAGCAGTGCCACAGGGAATCGCCGAAAAACGTCAGCGACGAGAAGTGTATGCTCACGCGTGACGTGAATAGTCTCTCCGGTCAGCACGTTGCGCAACTCCCGGTTGGCAGCTTCGGGCGGCAAAACGATTTCAGCATTTCCCCAAATATCGCCGGAGATGGCACGCAGCTCTCCCCCGGCTAGAGTCAATGGGAATCGCGGAACAACTGTGATCGCGACGTTCCCATCGCCCATTCTCGCGAAGCCGAGGATGTGCCGTTCATTCTGAACCGTACCGTGGATCGGCACGTAGCGTCCGTTCTGGAAGAGGCGGATGTTGGCCTGGCGGTATTGCAACGCGCGAGACGTGACCCACAACTTAATTCTCCCGTCCGGCCAATCGCGCAAAATCTCGTCCAGCAGGACAGGATCGCCCGAGCGTCGCGATAATTCCTCCAGCATCGTTTCACGCAGGCGAAAATCCACAGGCCGCCGATTATCCGGATCGACGAGCGAGAAGTCGAACAGTTCCTGGCCCTGGTAGATGTCTGGGACTCCCGGCGCGGTGATCTTGATCAACGTCTGCGAGAGCGAATTGATTGCGCCGAAATAGGCAATGCGTTCCACGAAGGACTCGATTAATTTCAGAAATGCGTTGGGCCGCGATTCCGATAGCGGCATCAGGATCCGCTCAAGGAATTTCCCCAGCAATTCAACGTAGTCCGAATCGGGGTTTACCCAACTTAAGTTCACCTTGGCTTCGTGCACAGCCTTGTCCATGTAGTCGCGGATGCGACTGGTGTATGCGGTGCGCTCTTCAGCGCTGAATTTCGCGGACGGCGCTCCGTTCACCTTCCGAACCGGCCACGTGCCGATCAATGTCTGGTAGAGCAGGTACTCCTCGTTGTAATCCGGTACTACTCTGCCGTCCGAAAGCGTCCGTTTTCTAGTCCGATTGATCCTTCTCCAGCGCATCACCTGCGCTGCCCACGGTCTCGGGATTTCGCTCAGTACGTCCAGGCGCATGCGAACATCTTCACTGCGCTTGGTGTCGTGCGTCGAGGTGGTCAGCATCGAGTACGGCCAGTTCTCGAGCCGCTTCAGATTGCCGCGATGAAATTCCTCCACTTCGATTCCGAATTCGCGGGGTGAGCCGCCGACATCGTTCACGGATACGAACCGGTTGTAGACGTAACACGAGGTGTCTTCCAGGCCCTTGGCCATTACCGGCCCGGTGAGTTGCTGGAATTTCAGGGCGAAATAGAGCTGCTTACGGTATCCGTAAACAGGCGCCCCACCGTCGGCCCCGCGCAACAGCAAAATTTCCTGCAGAAAATCGAACACCGGTGCCGGAGTCGATCCGTTGCGACGCTTGGCGCGCGCGATAGCCTGCTGAATGTATTCGCGATCGCGATCGCTGATGAATCCACGTTCGTCGATGTAGGTCCGGTAGATGGGGAAGCAGGCGATGGTCTCGATGATCGCGTCGCGCAGGGTTTTGCGCGTGAAGTCGCGGGCGCGTCGGTCGGTAAGGCTGATCTCGTCGAGCATGTGACCGAGCACGTTGACTTCGCTGCTCAGCGCCGAGTTCATGATCAGCTTCTTCGAGTCGTAAATCAGTGTATCGACGTCGATGCTTCCGCCAATGAACCGGTGATAGAAAGCGGTAAATGCCTTACGATTGCGACTGTCTATAAAGATGCCGTTGACCAAGTTCATGAAGTCGTAGCCGACGGTGCCATCAACCTGCCACTTCTCGGGAAGGTCCTCGCCGGGTTCCAGAATCTTCTCTATAACGACGTAAAGCGGGGCACGACTGCGAACCCAATCGTGCTGGCCGAAGATGGTCTGAACGTCGAGTTCGATCCCATTTTCGGCCTGGGGTACCTTCGGCTCGGGACCGCAGCACTGACTCGCGGCGTAGAGCATCTGCAGGCGCGTGAGGTATTGCGGCGGATTGAAGAGACCATCAGGGTGGTCTACTCGCAGGCCTTGCATACATCCATCGGCGAGAAGGCGGCGGATCAATTTCTGCGTTGCGGCGAACACCGCAGGGTCTTCCATTCGGAGTCCGACCAGATCGTTGATATCGAAGAAGCGGCGGTAGTTGATTTCCTCGCCGGAGACACGCCAATGCGCGAGCCGGTAGCTCTGGGCTTCGAGCAGTTTGTGCATGGCGTCGTAGCTTCGGGCGTCACCCGGGATCCCGTTCACCCGTTCAATTGCGCGGCTTATCAGGCGACGCACTTCCGGGGAGTCATCCACCAGTTCCTTCAGGCGCTCTTTGAGGAAAGGGATTTCGCGTTGTCGCTTTATGGCGCGATCGCCTTCGGCGGTATCGTGACAGGGGAGTTCGGAAAGCGACACGAGGAGGCTCTGGAATTCGCGTATGACATCGCTGGTGCCCAAGTCTCCCAGGGGCTCGAAGATCAGCGGGATCGTTTGCGGATCG
Proteins encoded in this window:
- a CDS encoding adenosine-specific kinase; translation: MLELLSVRMQFPADANIVIGQSHFIKTVEDLYEVIATTVPQAKFGLAFNESSGACLTRSEGNDASLKEIAVRNAQALAAGHVFVLVIQNAYPINVLNAIKDVPEVCTIFCATANPLEVVLAQSEQGRGVLGVIDGSSPKGVEGENDVAWRHDLLRKIGYKR
- the treY gene encoding malto-oligosyltrehalose synthase, whose translation is MRSQTEPILYETSGISECLDRLTAHKIQLVPGATYRLQFNQEFGFRDAKALVPYLRALGISTCYASPLLEARTGSAHGYDITNHNKLNAEIGTEEEFHELAEELRTHNMGLLLDVVPNHMGVGYGTNPWWQDVLENGRASRFAAFFDIDWDPLKPELRNKVLLPILGDQYGEELETGKLALQYDDGRFIVRYYEKVLPLDPQTIPLIFEPLGDLGTSDVIREFQSLLVSLSELPCHDTAEGDRAIKRQREIPFLKERLKELVDDSPEVRRLISRAIERVNGIPGDARSYDAMHKLLEAQSYRLAHWRVSGEEINYRRFFDINDLVGLRMEDPAVFAATQKLIRRLLADGCMQGLRVDHPDGLFNPPQYLTRLQMLYAASQCCGPEPKVPQAENGIELDVQTIFGQHDWVRSRAPLYVVIEKILEPGEDLPEKWQVDGTVGYDFMNLVNGIFIDSRNRKAFTAFYHRFIGGSIDVDTLIYDSKKLIMNSALSSEVNVLGHMLDEISLTDRRARDFTRKTLRDAIIETIACFPIYRTYIDERGFISDRDREYIQQAIARAKRRNGSTPAPVFDFLQEILLLRGADGGAPVYGYRKQLYFALKFQQLTGPVMAKGLEDTSCYVYNRFVSVNDVGGSPREFGIEVEEFHRGNLKRLENWPYSMLTTSTHDTKRSEDVRMRLDVLSEIPRPWAAQVMRWRRINRTRKRTLSDGRVVPDYNEEYLLYQTLIGTWPVRKVNGAPSAKFSAEERTAYTSRIRDYMDKAVHEAKVNLSWVNPDSDYVELLGKFLERILMPLSESRPNAFLKLIESFVERIAYFGAINSLSQTLIKITAPGVPDIYQGQELFDFSLVDPDNRRPVDFRLRETMLEELSRRSGDPVLLDEILRDWPDGRIKLWVTSRALQYRQANIRLFQNGRYVPIHGTVQNERHILGFARMGDGNVAITVVPRFPLTLAGGELRAISGDIWGNAEIVLPPEAANRELRNVLTGETIHVTREHTLLVADVFRRFPVALLGS
- the malQ gene encoding 4-alpha-glucanotransferase, whose amino-acid sequence is MFEQRASGILLHPTSVPAHGGIGDLGPAAYEFVDFLAAARQTLWQVLPLGPPGYGNSPYSSTSAFAGSVLMVSLDRLAEHGWIDRGRVNSLPDSVDRVDYERVAATKVPVLEEAARNFLKGANGEDRRRFEKFCWENGWWLEDFVLFDALRRHRNRESWNHWPRELALREPAALDRARKELAEELSIGRFLQFAFLEQWRSLRAYCGLRGIRIIGDIAIFVSYDSADVWTHPDVFRLDREGNPEVVAGVPPDAFSETGQRWGNPLYRWDALRDRGYDWWVQRVRWALMLCDYIRLDHFRGFQAYWEIPASEPTAVNGKWVPGPGEDLFQVFQRQLGDLPFIAEDLGMITQDVYELRERLKIPGMRVMQFGFDNPGAHIYLPHKFVPNTVVYTGTHDNDTTPGWWQHGISGEGRRFASAYLGQAEDGMHWAMIRAAESSVARLCIVPMQDVLGLGSDARMNVPSSSNGNWSWRYKPGSLRPELAQKLATLVEAADRGGPPQQVPELREYFVV